The Colias croceus chromosome 18, ilColCroc2.1 genome has a window encoding:
- the LOC123699621 gene encoding unc-112-related protein-like isoform X1 produces MLADGEIVGDGSWNLTIYVTDMNEKRTMVVKGDMHIGGVMLKLTESFGKDFKKDWSDHALWWPTRNKWLARPKHTLDQYGVHADAALHFTPMHKPLRIQLPDLRYIDCKIDFSIDTFSAVVQLCKSLGIRHPEELSLCYPLEPSHLKQNYQNLKEAKKIKASQPPDTNTFIAATRGSSNSLDRSLACPATPPPPRSLSATPVASQQNGTLRRYGGHIYSTQSDGSSDGGYCGTPPRAASMDALDSLADLSLADSPLEPDSQSRESLLTPKSLIERARMNVGWLDSSLSIMEQYVREWDTLQLRFKFYSFFDLTPRAQDASRLNQLYQQARWQILNQEVHCTEEEMLLFAALQLQIELQTLAGGGVEAADGSHNSSAGMAPEDEIDAALSELQVQLEGGPPARPDITHVPELAGYLKYRGKFHGEFCVRQRFTLRAYKRGWVSCRDGVLRIHSSRDAAVKGDPPSYAVELRGAEVTPDAHPASGRYGIKLEVPSEDTMHEMWLKCENEDQYAEWVAACRLGSRGRSLADAAFASEASTVRSLLALQRPQPGAALHQHSLPHLDHLQPDNYLAPRFLKKLRSKFTQRVLESHANVKDLPLLEAKLQYIKTWQNLPDYGQTLFVVRFMGHRKDEIISIANNRIMRLDPNTGDHIKTWRFSTMKAWNVNWEIKHMMVQFEEGNIIFSVQSADCKVVHEFIGGYIFLSMRSKDANQTLDEELFHKLTGGWT; encoded by the exons AGATTTCAAAAAGGACTGGTCAGATCACGCCCTCTGGTGGCCGACGCGCAACAAATGGCTCGCGCGGCCCAAACACACGCTTGACCAGTATGGCGTACACGCGGACGCGGCGCTCCATTTCACCCCCATGCACAAACCGCTGAGGATCCAGTTACCAGACCTGAGATATATCGACTGCAAGATCGACTTCTCCATTGACACGTTCAGTGCTGTTGTTCAGTTGTGCAAGAGTTTAG gTATAAGACATCCAGAAGAACTATCACTATGTTATCCTCTCGAACCATCTCACCTAAAGCAAAACTACCAGAACTTGAAAGAAGCGAAGAAGATCAAAGCGTCCCAACCGCCAGACACAAATACATTCATAGCAGCAACCAGGGGGTCTTCGAATAGTCTGGATAGGTCTTTGGCGTGTCCAGCTACTCCGCCCCCACCGAGGTCTTTATCTGCTACTCCAGTGGCTTCACAACAG AATGGCACGCTCCGTCGGTACGGTGGTCACATATATAGCACACAGAGCGACGGGTCAAGCGATGGTGGTTACTGTGGAACCCCGCCACGGGCAGCTTCCATGGACGCACTGGACTCGCTAGCTGACCTCTCATTGGCTGATTCGCCACTTGAACCAGACAGTCAATCGCGCGAGTCGCTGCTCACGCCCAAGTCACTGATAGAACGTGCTAGAATGAATGTTGG TTGGCTAGACTCCTCCCTCTCCATAATGGAGCAATACGTCCGCGAATGGGACACGCTACAGCTGCGTTTCAAGTTCTACTCATTTTTCGACCTAACACCTCGAGCTCAAGACGCATCGAGGCTAAATCAGCTGTACCAGCAGGCTCGTTGGCAGATCCTCAACCAGGAAGTGCACTGTACGGAGGAGGAGATGCTGTTATTTGCGGCTTTACAG CTCCAAATCGAGCTGCAGACCCTAGCCGGTGGTGGGGTAGAAGCGGCAGATGGATCCCACAACAGCAGCGCTGGAATGGCTCCAGAAGACGAGATAGATGCTGCCCTCAGTGAGCTGCAGGTGCAGCTCGAAGGTGGACCACCAGCTCGACCGGATATCACGCATGTACCGGAATTGGCGGGATACTTGAAGTATAGAGG AAAGTTTCATGGCGAGTTTTGTGT CCGCCAACGCTTCACGCTACGTGCGTACAAACGTGGTTGGGTTTCCTGTCGCGATGGAGTACTGCGTATACATAGTTCTAGAGACGCGGCGGTCAAGGGTGATCCGCCCTCGTATGCTGTGGAACTAAGGGGTGCTGAG GTAACTCCAGACGCGCACCCAGCATCAGGACGGTACGGCATTAAGTTGGAGGTACCTTCTGAAGATACAATGCACGAAATGTGGCTGAAGTGTGAAAAT GAGGACCAGTACGCGGAGTGGGTAGCGGCTTGCCGGTTGGGGTCCCGCGGGCGTTCACTAGCCGATGCCGCATTTGCCAGCGAGGCCAGCACAGTGCGGTCGCTGCTGGCGCTGCAGCGGCCGCAGCCCGGCGCCGCGCTGCACCAGCACAGCCTGCCGCACCTCGACCACCTGCAGCCCGACAACTACCTCGCGCCGCGCTTCCTCAAGAAGCTGCGCAGCAAG TTCACACAGCGTGTGCTCGAAAGCCACGCGAACGTCAAGGACCTGCCGCTGCTAGAAGCCAAACTGCAGTACATTAAGACCTGGCAGAACTTACCCGACTACGGGCAGACATTATTCGTGGTACGCTTCATGGGACACCGCAAGGATGAGATCATCAGTATCGCTAATAACCGCATCATGCGGCTCGATCCTAATACTGGGGACCATATTAAGACATGGCGGTTTAGTACTATGAAG GCTTGGAACGTGAACTGGGAGATAAAGCACATGATGGTACAGTTCGAGGAAGGAAACATCATCTTCTCGGTCCAATCAGCAGACTGCAAAGTGGTTCACGAGTTCATCGGCGGATACATTTTCCTATCCATGCGATCTAAAGATGCCAACCAGACGTTAGACGAAGAATTATTCCACAAATTGACTGGAGGATGGACATAA
- the LOC123699663 gene encoding protein UXT homolog, with the protein MSTLNIDETVLKYENFINDVLKEDLRILHLKLQQINAEISDLIQQKHSLKVITDKNVHPDGFKTQVNLGCNFFMEASVTDTSYLLINIGLNTFLEFNLEEANKYLDARIKVFEQKSEEMISKAAETKAHIKLMLFGINELQDKKEGKG; encoded by the coding sequence ATGTCTACGCTTAATATCGACGAAACAGTCCTCAAATATGAGAATTTTATCAACGATGTTCTCAAAGAGGACCTGCGTATACtccatttaaaattacaacaaaTCAATGCTGAAATATCTGATCTAATACAGCAGAAGCATTCATTGAAAGTTATAACGGATAAAAACGTACACCCTGATGGTTTTAAAACGCAGGTGAACTTGGGATGTAATTTTTTCATGGAGGCTTCTGTAACAGATACTTCTTATCTTCTTATAAACATAGGATTGAATACCTTTCTAGAATTTAACTTGGAAGaagcaaataaatatctaGATGCAAGAATAAAAGTATTTGAACAAAAGTCTGAAGAAATGATCAGTAAAGCTGCCGAAACTAAAGCCCATATTAAACTAATGTTATTTGGAATAAATGAACTGCAAGATAAAAAGGAAGGAAAAGGttaa
- the LOC123699621 gene encoding unc-112-related protein-like isoform X2: protein MLADGEIVGDGSWNLTIYVTDMNEKRTMVVKGDMHIGGVMLKLTESFGKDFKKDWSDHALWWPTRNKWLARPKHTLDQYGVHADAALHFTPMHKPLRIQLPDLRYIDCKIDFSIDTFSAVVQLCKSLGIRHPEELSLCYPLEPSHLKQNYQNLKEAKKIKASQPPDTNTFIAATRGSSNSLDRSLACPATPPPPRSLSATPVASQQNGTLRRYGGHIYSTQSDGSSDGGYCGTPPRAASMDALDSLADLSLADSPLEPDSQSRESLLTPKSLIERARMNVGWLDSSLSIMEQYVREWDTLQLRFKFYSFFDLTPRAQDASRLNQLYQQARWQILNQEVHCTEEEMLLFAALQLQIELQTLAGGGVEAADGSHNSSAGMAPEDEIDAALSELQVQLEGGPPARPDITHVPELAGYLKYRGRQRFTLRAYKRGWVSCRDGVLRIHSSRDAAVKGDPPSYAVELRGAEVTPDAHPASGRYGIKLEVPSEDTMHEMWLKCENEDQYAEWVAACRLGSRGRSLADAAFASEASTVRSLLALQRPQPGAALHQHSLPHLDHLQPDNYLAPRFLKKLRSKFTQRVLESHANVKDLPLLEAKLQYIKTWQNLPDYGQTLFVVRFMGHRKDEIISIANNRIMRLDPNTGDHIKTWRFSTMKAWNVNWEIKHMMVQFEEGNIIFSVQSADCKVVHEFIGGYIFLSMRSKDANQTLDEELFHKLTGGWT from the exons AGATTTCAAAAAGGACTGGTCAGATCACGCCCTCTGGTGGCCGACGCGCAACAAATGGCTCGCGCGGCCCAAACACACGCTTGACCAGTATGGCGTACACGCGGACGCGGCGCTCCATTTCACCCCCATGCACAAACCGCTGAGGATCCAGTTACCAGACCTGAGATATATCGACTGCAAGATCGACTTCTCCATTGACACGTTCAGTGCTGTTGTTCAGTTGTGCAAGAGTTTAG gTATAAGACATCCAGAAGAACTATCACTATGTTATCCTCTCGAACCATCTCACCTAAAGCAAAACTACCAGAACTTGAAAGAAGCGAAGAAGATCAAAGCGTCCCAACCGCCAGACACAAATACATTCATAGCAGCAACCAGGGGGTCTTCGAATAGTCTGGATAGGTCTTTGGCGTGTCCAGCTACTCCGCCCCCACCGAGGTCTTTATCTGCTACTCCAGTGGCTTCACAACAG AATGGCACGCTCCGTCGGTACGGTGGTCACATATATAGCACACAGAGCGACGGGTCAAGCGATGGTGGTTACTGTGGAACCCCGCCACGGGCAGCTTCCATGGACGCACTGGACTCGCTAGCTGACCTCTCATTGGCTGATTCGCCACTTGAACCAGACAGTCAATCGCGCGAGTCGCTGCTCACGCCCAAGTCACTGATAGAACGTGCTAGAATGAATGTTGG TTGGCTAGACTCCTCCCTCTCCATAATGGAGCAATACGTCCGCGAATGGGACACGCTACAGCTGCGTTTCAAGTTCTACTCATTTTTCGACCTAACACCTCGAGCTCAAGACGCATCGAGGCTAAATCAGCTGTACCAGCAGGCTCGTTGGCAGATCCTCAACCAGGAAGTGCACTGTACGGAGGAGGAGATGCTGTTATTTGCGGCTTTACAG CTCCAAATCGAGCTGCAGACCCTAGCCGGTGGTGGGGTAGAAGCGGCAGATGGATCCCACAACAGCAGCGCTGGAATGGCTCCAGAAGACGAGATAGATGCTGCCCTCAGTGAGCTGCAGGTGCAGCTCGAAGGTGGACCACCAGCTCGACCGGATATCACGCATGTACCGGAATTGGCGGGATACTTGAAGTATAGAGG CCGCCAACGCTTCACGCTACGTGCGTACAAACGTGGTTGGGTTTCCTGTCGCGATGGAGTACTGCGTATACATAGTTCTAGAGACGCGGCGGTCAAGGGTGATCCGCCCTCGTATGCTGTGGAACTAAGGGGTGCTGAG GTAACTCCAGACGCGCACCCAGCATCAGGACGGTACGGCATTAAGTTGGAGGTACCTTCTGAAGATACAATGCACGAAATGTGGCTGAAGTGTGAAAAT GAGGACCAGTACGCGGAGTGGGTAGCGGCTTGCCGGTTGGGGTCCCGCGGGCGTTCACTAGCCGATGCCGCATTTGCCAGCGAGGCCAGCACAGTGCGGTCGCTGCTGGCGCTGCAGCGGCCGCAGCCCGGCGCCGCGCTGCACCAGCACAGCCTGCCGCACCTCGACCACCTGCAGCCCGACAACTACCTCGCGCCGCGCTTCCTCAAGAAGCTGCGCAGCAAG TTCACACAGCGTGTGCTCGAAAGCCACGCGAACGTCAAGGACCTGCCGCTGCTAGAAGCCAAACTGCAGTACATTAAGACCTGGCAGAACTTACCCGACTACGGGCAGACATTATTCGTGGTACGCTTCATGGGACACCGCAAGGATGAGATCATCAGTATCGCTAATAACCGCATCATGCGGCTCGATCCTAATACTGGGGACCATATTAAGACATGGCGGTTTAGTACTATGAAG GCTTGGAACGTGAACTGGGAGATAAAGCACATGATGGTACAGTTCGAGGAAGGAAACATCATCTTCTCGGTCCAATCAGCAGACTGCAAAGTGGTTCACGAGTTCATCGGCGGATACATTTTCCTATCCATGCGATCTAAAGATGCCAACCAGACGTTAGACGAAGAATTATTCCACAAATTGACTGGAGGATGGACATAA